The Lycium barbarum isolate Lr01 chromosome 12, ASM1917538v2, whole genome shotgun sequence genome includes a region encoding these proteins:
- the LOC132621975 gene encoding serine hydroxymethyltransferase, mitochondrial, with protein MAMAIALRKLSSTVDKPIKRLHNGGSLYYMSSLPSEAVYDKEKSGVTWPKQLNAPLEVVDPEIADIIEHEKARQWKGLELIPSENFTSVSVMQAVGSVMTNKYSEGYPGARYYGGNEYIDMAETLCQKRALEAFRLDPAKWGVNVQPLSGSPANFHVYTALLKPHERIMALDLPHGGHLSHGYQTDTKKISAVSIFFETMPYRLNESTGYIDYDQLEKSATLFRPKLIVAGASAYARLYDYERIRKVCNKQKAILLADMAHISGLVAAGVIPSPFDYADVVTTTTHKSLRGPRGAMIFFRKGVKEVNKQGKEVLYDYEEKINQAVFPGLQGGPHNHTITGLAVALKQATTPEYRAYQEQVLSNCSKFAQALGEKGYELVSGGTDNHLVLVNLKTKGIDGSRVEKVLEAVHIAANKNTVPGDVSAMVPGGIRMGTPALTSRGFLEEDFVKVADFFDAAVKIAVKVKAESQGTKLKDFVATLESSAPIKSEIAKLRHDVEEYAKQFPTIGFEKETMKYKN; from the exons ATGGCTATGGCAATAGCTCTTCGTAAGCTGTCCTCTACTGTTGACAAGCCCATTAAGCGTCTCCACAATGGTGGCTCTCTCTATTACATG tCATCTTTGCCTAGTGAAGCTGTCTACGACAAGGAAAAATCTGGAGTCACC TGGCCAAAGCAACTGAATGCTCCACTAGAGGTTGTTGATCCTGAGATTGCTGATATTATTGAGCATGAGAAAGCCCGTCAATGGAAG GGGCTCGAACTCATTCCATCAGAAAACTTCACTTCCGTTTCGGTGATGCAAGCAGTTGGATCAGTTATGACTAACAAGTATAGTGAAGGATATCCTGGCGCCAGATATTATGGAGGAAATGA GTACATAGACATGGCAGAAACCTTATGCCAGAAACGTGCTTTGGAAGCATTCAGGTTGGATCCTGCAAAATGGGGAG TGAATGTGCAGCCTCTATCAGGATCACCGGCTAATTTCCATGTTTACACTGCATTATTAAAACCTCATGAACGGATCATGGCTCTTGATCTTCCTCATGGTGGACATCTTTCTCATGGATATCAG ACTGATACAAAGAAGATATCTGCGGTCTCTATATTCTTTGAGACAATGCCATACAGACTCAATGAGAGCACTGGCTATATTGATTATGACCAG CTTGAGAAAAGTGCCACACTCTTTAGGCCAAAATTAATTGTTGCTGGTGCTAGTGCCTATGCACGCCTTTATGACTATGAACGAATCCGTAAG GTTTGCAACAAACAGAAGGCTATTTTGCTAGCAGATATGGCACACATTAGTGGATTGGTTGCAGCTGGAGTCATCCCATCACCATTTGATTATGCGGATGTTGTCACTACCACAACCCACAAGTCCCTTCGTGGGCCTCGTGGTGCTATGATTTTCTTCAGGAAGGGTGTTAAAGAGGTTAACAAGCAAGGCAAGGAG GTCTTGTACGACTATGAAGAAAAAATTAATCAGGCAGTCTTTCCTGGACTTCAAGGTGGCCCCCACAATCACACCATTACTGGCTTGGCAGTTGCCTTGAAACAG GCAACGACTCCAGAATACAGAGCTTACCAAGAGCAAGTCCTCAGCAACTGCTCAAAATTTGCCCAG GCTTTAGGGGAGAAGGGCTATGAACTTGTCTCTGGAGGAACCGATAATCACTTGGTTTTGGTGAACCTGAAAACCAAG GGTATTGATGGTTCCAGGGTTGAAAAAGTCTTGGAAGCTGTACATATTGCAGCCAACAAGAACACTGTTCCAGGAGATGTATCTGCCATGGTCCCCGGTGGCATCAGAATGG GAACTCCTGCACTCACTTCTCGGGGATTTCTTGAGGAAGATTTTGTGAAAGTTGCTGATTTCTTTGATGCTGCTGTGAAGATAGCAGTGAAAGTAAAGGCTGAATCTCAAG GGACAAAGTTGAAAGACTTTGTAGCAACGCTAGAATCCAGTGCTCCAATCAAGTCTGAAATTGCAAAACTCCGCCATGATGTAGAGGAGTATGCTAAGCAGTTCCCTACAATTGGGTTCGAGAAAGAAACGATGAAGTACAAAAACTAA